agtgataagtCCATGTTACTTTTACATATAGCTAGTCATATAaatgtagaaaaaaattataacttttttatatagtattaaaattaaaattaataaataacaattaattaatataaaagtaACATCCATATATCCTATCGCGTAAGGTAGTTATGATAAAAatggtaacttttttttatgtgttaATAGAATTAGTGAAGATAATGAAATACTAGATTTGTATTTCCTGTCTTTGCAAATTACAAATTAAGGGTCTATCATCGTTATCGTTTATATCTATTTGAGGTTCATCCAATGGTGACACAGCGTGGCAAGTCAGTACACAGTTCCAATAATTGACGTAACGCAACAAAACTGAATTTGTCGAGTCTTTGAAGATAAGATGAGAATGGGTCTTTGAAATCTTCTTAAGACTTCTAACCAGAAATATTAGACTTTCCTTAATTTGCTTTATTAAAGCCGAAGATATAtccttcaaaaacaaaaactagaaaaaGATGTTTCACACGGTTACGAGTTTCACAAGACGAGGAAATGTGTAAACAAATAAATGTAGTGACTAGTCATAGAGATGTTGTGATACAAGTACAACATCGAATATAAACATTAAATGTATATAAATGTTATTTGAGTATATATATGTCATTTGATATCATTTTATTGGTATATGTGTTTCAGTCAACtatatattagtattttatcgttaaatgattataaaaaaaagtattttattgttaaataaaaaatttgtaattcaaACTCTACCTACACCATAAACTAATTGTAGTGACTAGTCATAGAGATGTTGTAATACAAGTACAACGTCCAATTATATGAATGTTATTTGAGTATATGTATATtatttgatatcattttatTGGTACGTGAGTTTCAATTAACTTAACTAATATATCAGTATTttgttatcaaataaaaaactacGAACTCTACTTATACTTATAAATCGATTGGTACTTTaacctaataataaaaataattattatataaaagttatagattaaaattttattgtatcaataatttaaaaaaatatatatataaaaaaaaagatatataagtTTCTCAATAAAGTGTGtgctataaaatatatattcaacTTATATACTATGGTTCTATTCACCTTTAATgattatcatttctttttttttcttttttttttttagacgtAAGAGAGAGAATTTCATTGAAACAATATTGTGTTACATCCAGGGGCGGAGCCAAGGGGGGGCGAGAGGGGGCAGCTGCCCCCCTACCTGCCCCATAATTTGTatatagtagttttttttttttttttttagaagcttatataataatatagtgATAGAGTTTGATGTTAGAAAGCCTAAATTGCCCCTACACATATCAGAAAGCATGTTActataagagaaaaaaacaatcacTATACTAGTTTTCGTCTTTTCCTAGTGGACcatttaaatagttaaattcaCTATTATAGAATTTCTTTACTTCTCACAGGGTCACAGTAtataatacaaactacaaattacaaattggtattttttagacataaaaaaggtcaatgatgaaaaaattgaaatcaccttctttttgtgtatagagcattaaaaaaatatactttgtGTTCTTTCCATTCAGGATGTAAATCacaatatatgatttaattttttttctaataaccCACATGTATGAGATGATGTGCTAAGTTGaggaatgttgtgaaattgctgtgaatttttattgtatccttgacatgacttatattttcttctaattttttcatAGTTTCATACCCTTTctataaatcttaattttaactacttaaacaaataaagaaacatatgcttaattctacaattttttttaaaagaatgcaAGGCACTGAAAAATTAATACAACTTTATaggtatattattatattcctAACACtcctacattaatttattttctcaatttattttaatttcaacattatgtatttagatttttttatttatttactataatttgattatttttgttttctttattttaataatataaaatacatacacacacatgtagttAATTGAGCTTATGAAGAAACATTATCATAATAATGAGTATCGAAATGTCATTTAATCTTGCCCCCCTGAGTTGAAATCCTGACTCTGACACTGGTTACATCGCCACTAGTTACATCACATCCTTTGGACATTGGCTAGACATGTATAGCCAATCCAATCAAATAGCCAGCAAGTCTTGGtctcatttcaaaaaaaaaaaaaaaatattggtctcatttttttatatactatgGTTCTATTCACCTTTAATGATTATCTTTTCATATAACCAAGTCTTGGtcccattttttttaactcgaCTATAGATTCTCATTTAATTAGATATGCTCAATCATATTAATaattagtttctttaaaaaattatatatattaacaactagtttttttctttgatttttatctCTATTGGgaattattttagtattttcataatataataacattaattgAAAAGGTACGATATTTGgataaaccataaaataattatttttgtatcgCATGGGTTAATGTTACtctattatttaatatttttgattttttttttgagaaatagtaTCTTTGACTTAATTCACAACTTAtgttatttttatcattaaagtgataccaccgcacactcttggtgcgatagtcacttcacaagtataaatgcttgtgaggtgtgggaggtaagggccggagttcaaTTCTCCAAAAAAggacttcacacacatatacatttagattaagttaaaatagaattatattttgtatcaaaaaaaaatcattaaagtGACAATGTATTTATAAAACTAAAGATGTTTGGAGAAAATGAGTaatttatatagattttttagGATTATACTAAACATAagaatctcacactctcaataATTTAATCATATTCCTAATCAAATCAAAATGACATACTTACATCCCAATTGTCCAAATTCCCAGGTACCACATTTCTAAGAACATATTAGACTCTTAAATGCTATGTTATAGtggagttttatttttattttcaaggtTCAGTTAAATGGCcagaaattaataaataaataaaaaccaacaaattggatcttttttttaattttgttttaaaaaaacaaagaaatgttttttttttttaattttgttttaaacaaAGAACTGTTTTTTGATCATAAGAACAAAAATCTATTGATTTCTGCATTAAAATGCGTTTGGAAAAACACCATCCAAGAGGAGATTTtcttttggtctgagagaaggaaattcaatcttaaatttttttttttttccaagaggATTATATAAACACAAATAGGACATGAAAAAGTTATTGATTAATCTCCATTAATAGTTTTTCAAGTGCCTCAGTCATGAGAGGGATGTACAAGCAATCCTGGCCGTCCGAATGCCTTCTGGTCTTGACCAATTCATGATCTTTAAATTCTGTCAAATGGGAGTTCAATGTAACCTGGCTGCTGACCAGGAAACGCTCTCTACAGACTGTGTACAAATTGTTAATTGGCATCCCTGAAaacgaaagaaagaaagaaaaaaaagactaaatatataaaaactaaaattcacagCAAAATTCCTTAAAAGTACGGAGAGCTTCTTGCCTTCTTCATCAGGATGAGACAGCTGATATTCTGCAAGAACTCTGAAAACGCTTTGGGCATTGGGTGTCAAACTCTGCAAAACTATTGCAGCAGTTTTGGCACTTTGAGCGGTACTGCCATGTGCGAGAATTAAAGGAAAGAACATTCCTTCAACCTTGTATGGTGCAAAGGTCGGAACATGATACCAACACCAGTTGAACTGTGTGTGAACCATCTTCTTGTCCCACACTGTCAACCAAATTAGGATATGGTAATTAGGCTCAAagaccacacaaaaaaaaaacagtaatatCCAGAATATTCTATCTCTGAAATGCTTCAAATTGGCATATTCTTTCCATGCAGACACTTTGTTACAATGAAGATACGAACATACAAATATACACTACCAAATAGTCAACATGGAAATATTTTGTTATCCACTTGCAGTTGCAGGGAAGGATGACAAATTGGCCAATACCTTTTTGTGGCTTACCACGAGAAAAGTCAGATCCCAAACTAGCCTAAATGAATGACCAATCCCTTCATTTAGACCTTTCCTCTTTCaatgaagaaattcaaaacTTTGAAGAATAAGAGAATCGAATGCATATCAAATCCTTCacacccaacatcaaaattCTCACTTGCAAAAGACATATTTACCTAAAATAATTGAACAATTTAACTTCAACCACACTAATAgaattaacaacaaaaatttgatTGAGATAGTTGAACAATGCAAAAgcacaatgaagaaaaaaatgtcCTGTGGTATGAAATCATAATACTATTGCTAGTAATTAGACAAGAAATTAACATGCACACTGCTAAGTGCTAACTTAATCTCTctgaaataattattataataacaaaaatacttACAAAGAGGTGCATTCACATGGTCAATTGAAGCAACAATACGGATGCAAGAACAAGCAGTTATTTGCGCAAGATACTGTTGAGTTTCAGAGTCTCTTAATGCAGGTCCATCAATGTTGTGAATAACAACACATATGAAACAATCTTTATCCTCTGCTTCTGATCCATTCAAAAATGCAAGAAGATCATCCATGGACCGAGAATTAAATGGCTGTTGAGCTTTAGGCAGGTTCCCTGAAGAAGTCGCTCGTTTGCTTTTCAATTGATCCCATAGAACTTCAGCTAAGGCTATCACAACCTACATTTCAAACAGCAGAGATCAGTAATGGAGCATGGGGAGAACAAAAGGTCAATAAACAGTACATAGCCTCCTTAATTTTTTATAGTGTATATTGTGTTCCATTTGCAATTCAGTAGTGGaaacaatttttgttaaatCTATGTCTgctaatagattttttttatttttttttggtgaaggACTAACAGattttttgattggtaagttaTACATGCACTCAATGGGTcatgaacccatgacctcaccctccatccaTAAAAATGGAAGGAAGAAATACTGATTGAGTTATAGCTCATTggtttatttctaaaaatagatacATCAATATAAATAGCAAGCAGTGAAGTAAGCACTTATCACCTTCAAATTGTGTTTGAGCAAATGATACCTGTTTAATATTAATTGCTTGAAGATAGCCATTGATTACAACTACAGAATAGTCAGTCAACGCGGTTGAAGCAAAATCTTCAATCAAAGCTTTCTTAGATCCAAATCCATACATCAGAAGGCCAAAACCACATCTGCTAAATTGAAAAGAACAGCTAAAACACATGAAGAGATTTCCAATAACATACAATATTAGTTACATAACTTTCCAAGCATgacaataaaaaagagaaaacaagtACACCAACAATAATACATAGTTAACCTGTTAATCAATTCCTCAAAGTCATCTAAGATTCTAAGCAATGTGCAGTTATGCATGAACTAAGTCTCTGCTAGgtgcaaaatttttaaaagtacAAAGTTGGGTTTGCAATGACAAGTGCCTTCCACCAAAAGCACAAGCACAAGGTTGTGGGTTTGAGTCCGGGAATCAGCCTCTCCAATAAATTGGAGGTATGGCTGCCTACCATAACCTCTCTCAGACCTTGCAAAAGTGGGAGCCTTGTGCGCTAGGTACAACCTTAAGTTGCATTTGCTAAGTATGGATGAAGTATCACCTAGAATTATAAATAGAGTACCTATCTTTAAGGGCAAcgtaaaataacataaaaataaagatactGTCTACTGTGAATACAGCAGAGACACATACCTCAAAAGAAGCAATGTCTCAAACTGAAACTAACCCTTGTGCCAAAGAACCTTTGGAAAAGTCCCTGTACCACATAAAGGTGCAGTAAGGATGCTTATCCTCTCATATAACCATAAATGCTTGGCAGAAGCTTCTCTACTGGTATGCTATTCTTCCCAAAGATAGTCCATTACTTTGGTACCACTGCCAACTTAGTTCAAGCGTTTCTGTTTCCCAGTAGCTTCCATGGTTTTTCGGGAAAACACTTTACCTTCTCTACCCTTCCAGATAATATTTGGTTAATGAGTTAAAAGTTTCCCTCTGTAGTTTTGCTCAGAATAGGCAGGTAAATTCCTTCCCTTAGAACTGTACTTGAGAGTTTCCTACGTCATACAGCTCAGTGGTTAACTCTTTCGGTGTTCcattttttaataccatttcTAATTGAATGAGATTTCTCATCTTCCCATGTTGAGCTGGTCAATCAGGGCTAAGCTCAAATAAAAGGTTTACACTTCAGCCTATTGGTAGCCCATCCAATGTTAGAATTCAGATTGATTCTCACCCCTCACCCTGAGACCTTGACACTCGCCGCCTTGCTTGGGCTTTGGAAACCCATTCAAAGTAGAATTCCCATTCCAGACCGTCTTGTTTGCTATATAAGTGAGTCCTAGCCTGGGGCATTGATTTTGTTCCTCATAAGATCAATATCACAACCTATGAGTTCTGCAAGTTTCACATTTAAGTAATAACCTATCCGGCAGTTAAAGATATAAATAGATACATACTTCACAACAACATTTTAAGAAAGAGTATTTTCAGATGTCAGCAGTTGTCTGGTCCTATCAAACAGTAAATATCCAACGCCAAGCAAGAGAAGGGCAGCACATGAGCTATAAAGTCATGCATTTCTCTGAAAGTGAGGACAATGCCCCTGTTATCCTCAATTCTCAAAGGTGCCGGGTTTACTAGGGTAAGGTGACTATGAAATCATAGTTAACAGGTTTCCCTCCAGTACCATCTTGCTTTCCTGAGTAACTATTCAAAGATGAAACCCCTCAATTTTCTTCTTAAAGTATATTTCGTTTTGGGTTGGACCAAGATTATTCTCTAGGTTGAAAATCTACAAATACATGaatcttcttgattttcaagttGAGGTTGCTTCTTTGACACCCCTGCTGTAGCATTATAAACATTATTGTTACTCTTGCTACCATCAAGATAAATATGACTCCTTCCCTTGTTCTTGCCAATGCATATGGGATATTTTAAGTGAGCATCTTTTTTAGTAGTGGGGGATACTACTAggaagaaatttatagaagattGGCACTAAAAGCTagccaaaatcaaaattaatcgGAAGCTTGGTCTAAAATTCCTGAGAAATTAGCTTTTTTCCACAGCTAGTTCTAATCCAATAAGCAAGGCTTCATGGTCAGTTCCATTGTTCATGCGGGGGAAAAAAAGCTGATATAAATGGTGAGAAACTAGACCAATAAGAGAGATAAAAATACACTTGCTCCTGCACCACCTTGCTCCAAGCCCATCAAATTCTTTTCAGTCTATTACTGTTCCATTACTCTGGCTGCTGCTACTATTCTTTTTTAGCAGCAAGACATCAACATCTGATATCATGCCATGCCAGGATAATTATAATCATTTTTCAGCATAAATTTTGTTCTATGCTGATTATTTTCATCCTTCATCTTATCCATTGATTCTATTTTGATTTACTCAATTGTGCTGATCAGTACGCCTCTTCCAGCCTACAGTATTCATCCTCATCGACCAGGACCTCTGGAGTCCGTATTTTAGTCCCATCAGTCATCCAGAAAGAGGGTTCAACCCTTCCCAGCTCATCACGAGGCCTGTAATTCTTTCTCCAAATTCTTTCACACCATCTTCGTTCCATCACCGTAAACACCATACAAGCCCATCTAATATCAATTAACTAAACGTGCACAACTGGCTCCCTAACATAGGTACCAATCATTTGCACAGTTCACGCTATGCAAACTAAAAACCACAAAATAACACACCCATCACagattaacaaaaacaaatactatCCCAATACTAAATCTAGGTATCCATATGAATGAAACAATCTAGGTActcatacacacacaaacaattGTAACAATGCTTACCCTAAATTTGTCACAATTGAAGTGATTTCAGCTCAATATCActctcaacaaaacaaaacaaatcactACACACCAAACTATTTCAAACACCACAACTAAACAAACGCACCTCTATTccataacatatatatatatataaagaacaaCTCCTTCATTTCTTGATTAAATAAAGCAGAGCACACACCTTAGCTCGAAAACCCATTTGGAGTACAAACTCTTGTAGCTGTTCGTCAAAGCCACGACCTCTTTCTCGTGCTTTGGCTCAATATTAGACGCCGCTGCCCTCAGTTCCTAAAcataaatttcacaaaaataaactaaattgaaatttttttgatatttttgtgaAGATTAATAACCCTAGATTTTAAGAGCGAGTACCTGTTCGTCGACGAGGTTAATTTCAGAGAGCTTGCGAGTGGATTTCTTTCCCGAGCTTCCCAATTCTTTCGCGAGAAAATAGTTTCTCGAGAATCCGAATTCCTCCTCTTCCTCCATATCTTCAATGTCATTGTTGGCCTCCATTGTCAACGATTTTCTCAAGCTGATTGAAATGCAAGAAATGGCGGTGAAGTCGCAATGAGTGAAGTGAAGAAAATTTGGCTTCTTTTTGTTTGTGCCCTAGAAGCGAATTTTCCCGcgtttttttcctcacattcgGGTCGAGAAGTTTAAGTGACATACGGGCCGGGTTGAATAAGGTCCATTGGGCGCTT
This genomic stretch from Castanea sativa cultivar Marrone di Chiusa Pesio chromosome 1, ASM4071231v1 harbors:
- the LOC142622297 gene encoding origin of replication complex subunit 2 — translated: MEANNDIEDMEEEEEFGFSRNYFLAKELGSSGKKSTRKLSEINLVDEQELRAAASNIEPKHEKEVVALTNSYKSLYSKWVFELRCGFGLLMYGFGSKKALIEDFASTALTDYSVVVINGYLQAINIKQVVIALAEVLWDQLKSKRATSSGNLPKAQQPFNSRSMDDLLAFLNGSEAEDKDCFICVVIHNIDGPALRDSETQQYLAQITACSCIRIVASIDHVNAPLLWDKKMVHTQFNWCWYHVPTFAPYKVEGMFFPLILAHGSTAQSAKTAAIVLQSLTPNAQSVFRVLAEYQLSHPDEEGMPINNLYTVCRERFLVSSQVTLNSHLTEFKDHELVKTRRHSDGQDCLYIPLMTEALEKLLMEINQ